agggtctttattgaacaAGTGTCCAAACTTagtccctaagaagttcctagggagaatttgtccctaagaagttcctagggacaacttgtccaagttttgggaaaacttttgtctgagttttggtgGAGAATTGTTTTGTCTgaggtttagtccctagcctatatatatgtgtgtattgtgtagattagggcaaGGATTTAGAGAAAGCTTTGTGCAACTCTTGTAGCTGGGTGCACCTCTCCCACTCGTTCATCCTTCtgtgtgaattctagagagagagagagactatgtgttagtgagagaaagctagggtttagatctttgtgatctaaaccagcttgtagatgatgtatactcctttggtttgtgtaatctgtgatgactgattcataaTAAAGagttcatcttctacatctttctatcttgttcttcatattttgttcttcatgtcttgaatcaagtgcaatgtttgatgttcgtcatcgattcGATGCTTTCAcagatgacatggcggaacttgattggtgcttgtgagtgataaattctatcactagtgaaccacccccctCCCCTAAAAAGGTAAAATTGTCATTTAGAATAATTTAACATAACTTCTTTTTACAAAAGTTGGTAGTACACCCCAAACATGTACAAAATGAAAAGTACAAGGTGTGACCATTGAAGGGACTATTTGTGTAATGTACTCTATAAACAATAACATAAAATGTCAAATAACCAACATTACTTTTCCCCTTCAAATTAGACTGATTCTTGGTCAAAATATTGACCTACACAGCTACAAAGTCAAACCTTGGCAAGACAAGGCCTAATGTGCATATTTCCAAAGcttaaacaaaccaaaacataatcgaaaacaagacctagccatgttgCAATTTCGGCTTTAAACTTACAATCAAACTAACTAGAACGTAAAACCACAACTCAAACTTTGACTTTCGTTGACCACATCATCGGTCTCACAACCGTTCCCTCTCACGATCATTTTCCTGCATTGAAAAGGCCATCAATAACTTtcacaataaaaaaaaaattaaaaaattaaacaCAACCTTCTATTATCGGTCATTATATATAAACTCAAATGGCAATAATAAGTATACGGTTGCTTACCCCAAGCTTGATGCAGTCTTGATACCAACTGTGTTATAGATCTCCTCTCTGTGACATTCGGGAACTCCATGTGTACCGCTTCCTGAATCGCACCCAAAAATTGTCGTCTTGCTTTTGCGGTTAGTACAAGGTTGTTTGGTCCATGACTGCTGCTCAAGTCAACCGCCTGTAAAAAACATcatttatatataagaagtacaaATACTACTCAAGAGATGCTAAGAGTTTTTctttagagtaaagtacacggatggtccctatggtttaccaaaattttggatttggtccccaGGTTtctaaaagtacacggatggtccttgtggtttgcactttgtaacccTTATAGTCCCCACCTTTTTCCAAAAGTagatggatggtccctgtggttgacgcttttgtaacgcatttagttcGTAACTTGGAcctgctaaaacctttagatttgttgacTAACgactaaatgcattacaaagtgcaaaccacagggaccattgatccatccgtgtacttttggaaagctaaggaccaaatccaaaattttggtaaactacaaggaccatccgtgtactttactcttttcttttcctttttttcaGAAAACCTACTAATTACTAGTCAATAACAATTAGAAAAACAATATTACTACAATAATATTTCCTACATATACATTTCTAAGTTAGGGGAATAGTGCCATTGCCTGgcacttccctattggaccaacttatttttaatttaattttatttccagtttaaaattacgctttcatcctttatttaaaattagatttttgcccccagctcaaaataaaattataattttgcccccagctcaaaattacgcttttgccgtCGGTTCAAAAACTCACTTTTACTTTTGTTCCCAGTTTcaaattacggtttcgccctccatttaaaattacgtttttgcacccagtttaaaataaaatgttgttttttcctctagctcaaaattacgattctgcctTCACCTCAAAATTACGTTTATGCCCagagttcaaaataaaattaaattttccccctagctcaaaattatgattttgctctcagtttaaaattatgatttcgcctccaGTTGAAAATataatttacgattttgccctctgtacagacatacatgttatgagagagaaatattcggcttattgccccgcaacgcgggcggggcaaaaactagttttATACGTTTGATAAAACGATTTAGGAGGTTGTGTCATTATACATAACGTTTGGCTGATTTCCAACCCATTTCGCCCATTAGACCCGTGACCCGTCTCCTTCTACCTAACTATTTGGATTGACCCGTAAGTTACCTGTTGCAGCCAAGGGATTATTGAGCTCATGAACTGTTGTTCGGACAAAAACGAAGCCAAAGTGGTAAGAACATCATTTGCCGTTCTATTCGACAAACATTCCAAAACCGGCCCGGTTTTATCAAGAAGATCAACCAATAtcatttcatcaccagaattcatcGCTTCAACATACGCAGAATCTAAATCCCCTTGTGATAAATAGCCTTTTATAACCCTGCAGACGCTATTCTCCGCTTGTAATCCATTATGCCTTAAACTAGCAAAAGAACCGGAACCGCTTTTTTGCATACCCTTTGCGGGATTTCTACTCGTTCTTACCATGGGGTCAACCACACTGGCTTTGCCCCTCGGAAACGTTGAATCTTCCCAAGAATCGGATTTTTTTATCGGCTGCAACGGAGATTTTCGAGTGTGTATATCGATAGATGATCGTGGAGTGCATGTTGAGAGTCTAGGAGAAGCGGTAGTGGAACTTTTTTTTAATAGTCGGGCAGTTGATTCGTAATGTTTTCCGCTATGATTGATGTTTTCCGACATTTGATCCACCACGTCTTCTAAGCTTGACACTTTTTGTTGTATCATCGATAAACTATCCATCGTTTTTGTCGCAAACACCTAAAATGTTCGTTTAGTATAATCAAGTCGATTTAGACGTCGAAAGCTTCAAAACATTTCATCGATGTATAATAAAGATCCAAACTAGCAAACCTTAATTAGGcgtgtaaacgaaccgaacaaacacgaacgtgggcatgttcatgttcgttcatagaactttaaccgaacacgaacatataatagaacacattttttttgttcatgttcgttcgttaagaaaatgaGCATGTtcttgttcgtttatgttcgtttgtttaaaacctaaacgaacagttcacgaacctATCTAACATAAACAAACTTATACGAACGTAACTAAATAAACataacgaacacaaatgaacataactAGCCAAACATAAACGAATATAAAatgggtttttttatataaattagtgattAATTACGATAAGTTCAATTCGAAAGCCCGCTTTTTATTACTAGGAAGCCCAATTACTAATTAGTTATTTTTATACAAgtagttagaaaaatgtttatatttatataactGTAACGAggccagttaacgtacaatacggCTTAACATACATCACATACGAcagataattacgcacgttataaactaaaaaacccaaatcacacatgttggaaaacattaatcacgcatgatgaaaacattaatcgcacgttatacacataatcacgcacgttgtcgtacgtgatgtacgttaagccgtattgtattttacacttttcctAACTGTAACTATTTTtgtatatataatatttaaatttaaatgAACGGTCCCCTTTAAGCgccatttttttttctttttttagtttgacccgtttgagataaaTTCAAACTATTCATAAATCATAAGTAAATATGTCAAAATTACCTGCAACAAATCCATGAGATTTGACTGTTTAGTTTCTATTTCCAGAAGCTTTTCTTTAATGCAAACCATATCTTTCGCCGTTTGCACACAACATCCACTTTGCTCATGCATAATCTGACAACTCGATTCCGTAACAGTCGAATCAAGGCTTCTACGATCCTGATTCTTCGAAAAATACCTCTGTTCTTCATTACTAACTTCTTCTTCCACTTGATGTAAATTCACTCCATGTGATTTTACCGATTCGCCCTTCACACGTGAGTCAATCGGGACCAAACTTACGTTGGTTGCAGAAGAACACTCTTGTTTATCATCCAACGGCACGTATTCGTATCCGATATCTTGAGTGGATGTGATATCGGATCTAGTCCGTTCAAATGTCTTTGTGACGGAACTACCCTCCGATTCTTCATCGTGAGTGTATGCTAAAGAGATGTTGCATTTTTTTGGAACGTTGACTTCTACATGCCAATCGTTTGCTTTAGAGTTTTGAGGACTTTCGACATAACTATGGCCGCTTTTTCTAACCGATAACGGAACCCTTTTTCTAATTGATGTAGATTCGGTGTTACTTGGAATGTCACTGTAATCACCTGAAATTATAACACAATGTTATAAAACGCATCCCATAGttgtcgatagcgaatagcgacaaggcacctataggctacgtagcgaatagcgacaaataacGACGGCTATTTTATAAGTAGCGcttacactagaaaaagaattttgaaaatttttatatgtatattaaatcaaaatacccttgtatatatgctattttacatgtatatttaacaaaaacctataaatccagctattttatagctatatctaattgctatttacatcaaaaaaaaaatcgcTATGACCCATATAGCGACACTACGTCGCATGGCTACATAGCGCGCTATTAATAACTATGACGCATCCAATGCCAACATGTGTCAAAACACCTTCTTGTTCCATTTTTAGCTATTAACTAATGTGTTAATTATGATTATAAAAAATCGTAAAATTGGATTTGAATAATCCAAACTATTACCTATTTGCCGGCAACAATCCTAATTAACGAAATGTTTTTTGACAGTCCCAACTTTTAACCTATTTTCTTCCAACGAGCTTTTTCTAACTGAggtctaacccagttagtttatGCTTATGTGGACTGCCACATAAGCAGTCAGCAAaaaactaacggggttagacctcagTTAGAAAAAACTCGTCTGGAGAAAATAGGTTAAAAGTTGGGACTGTCAGAAAACATTTCGTTAATTAGGATTGTTGCCGGCTAATAGGTAATAGttaggattatttaaatccacGTTTCCTAAAAAAATATCATTGCAACAATAAACTAAATCTGTGAATAAAACGATTTAGAAGGTTATATACAATAAATATAAACATTTGGCGACATTTAACTCGTTTAACATGTTCCCCTTTCGGTGAAACTTTTTTTCATTGGCCCGTTTGACATAAAACACAACCGAAAGTATATGTTTAACAATTACAAATTTAGGCCACCAATCATTACGAAACCTTTAATAGAAGATCCAGCTTCTGAAATTTCAGATGCATCGGTTCCAAGAAGAACCTTCCACAGCTGTAACGCTTGCAGTACCGAGTCCCTAACCGGTTTTACCTATATTAAACAACAACCCTTGGATCCAACGTACAttcgaaaaaataaaaaaaccataaTTTTCACTACGTTATTGCGTAACAACACTAACCTTATCAAACCGACACAATTCAAGAGAACGAATGCAGGATGACTTTACGGCAACAGAATACGATCCGTTACTTGACGCGATTTCTGCTAACGCTTCAGAAGCCGCTTTTCGCGTTCGCCAATCACTATTCTTAAGAGCTTCTTGTATGCTAGTCATTGCAGCCGTAAGCATGCTTTGCGTTGAAGCCCCCCCTCCCTAAAACAATTTTATCCAAACATTAAAACTAATTATAGCGCCTTGTAAACGAGTGAAATTACGAAACTAACCTGAATGATACTTCTGTTCAACTCAATAATTGCCGGTTTAGCCATAAAATGCGGATTCTTCAGCATCTTTGTTGTCCTTACCAACATACGTTGTAGGATCGGCAGCGGTGGGTCCCGCGTATGATCAATCACCCGAGATAAACACAGCGCTGAACCAAACTGAACATACTTATTCTGCTCACCGAGTGCTTCAAAAAGCGGCCTCACTAGTATTACGAAACTACCCTCGGACTCGTTGCTAACGCTAAATTTCGAAGCCAAAATACCCATGGTTTCCACACACGCGTTTTGCACAACGGAATCCGAATCTTTAAGCCGTTTAACTACGCTAGCAACCATTTTGCTTAAATGAGGCGCGATAAGATCGTGGTGGAACGTTGTGAGTGTGCCCATTAGCTTTATACACTCCTTACGAACCGCGATCTTTTGCTCCGAATCGGTATCTAAGATACATGATAAAAACGGCGAAATCCCGTCTGGAGTTAAACTTTCAATTATTCTTCCGAGTTCCTCAACCCCTATTTCATACGTGTCCCGATCCGAAACCTTGTTTAACGCGAGAACAACGCGCCGTTTTAGCTCGAAAATAACGTGCTGATTGTTGGCCCTAGCGGAAACTCCTTTGGATTTCAAAGGAGCATGTAACTTCATcttaataatattttataatagCCCTAAATGTTCCTAAACTCCAGCAACATACTGTTCAAGATCATGTATCAATCAAGATCACACCCCGAATGATACAAGCTGCAAGATTattaaaaaaaagagttaattactgttttcgtccctatggtttgtcaaaaatcactatttcagtccattattTTAGAagttgcgatttcagtccctgtggtttcactttcgtaaccatttcagtccacctcataaccatttcagtccctgtactgaacagaataatggattgaaatggttacgaaagtgaaaccacagggactgaaatcgcaatttttaaactaatggactgaaatagtgatttttgacaaaccacatggacgaaaacagtaattaactcttaaaaaaattaaagaaaaacatTATTGTAGATTAAACTTTCCAGAATGAACAAGATTCACTTGCAAcataaaactaaaataaataaaaaaatattataagaACCCTAAATATTAATCAAGATAACACCCAAAATAATACAAGCTGCAAGATAATAAATAAAAGATTATTACAGTGGATTTAACTTTCCAGAATGAACAAGATTCACTTGCAAACATAtaactaaaatttaaaaaaaaaaaaaaaaagatttcagatttatgaaaacccaaaataagaaACCAAGAaatatccttttttttttttcatttttttccctAATCGGAAATAAATTAATATACAAGTAAGTAAGAAACTTTACAAGAAAAAGAAACCCTAGATTTAGGAAACAAGAACCCAGATGAAATTAAGAAGAAATATACCTTGAAACATGGGTGCAGAAGGGGAGAAAATATCTGAAAAAGGGGGAAATTAAATTAGAGAGAGGTATAATAAAATTGTAAATGTATTTATGGAAATTTGAAAGGGAACCTCTGTTTTCGCGCTTGTGAGAGTTGGGTTTTCGAATTCAAAGTGAAAGATGTGACGTTGGTACCGATGTGTGTCCTATTCTTTGTCATTTCTCACCTTTTGGCCCCTCAACTACTCTATAAAACATCTTCTCTTTATTTACTTTAGAAAATGCGCTGATGGTGATGTGTCGACTTTGCAGTTATGCCAACTCGAATTTTCCTATGTTATTATTACATCATATATCactttcatttatttatttataaatacaTTTCATATTTAAAATATTTAACCTCTTCATTTGAATTTCAAAATATGAGAAAAGAGTTTTTTATAAGGGGCTCAATTTATGTTTGTAGAACGTTTGTACTGTAATGTCTGTCTGTCATATAACTCACTCTTGTTCTCTCCTCCTTCTCCAGAACTCATTTTTCATCTTCAAAAATTATTGTAACACTCCATCTTCCAAGCTAAATAAGCATTTGCCTGTTTTCTGAGTTCAACACAATCACACTCAGTCTTAGCATCATGCACGGTCAGAAGGAAGCATACGGAGAGAGGAGAGCCATCGCAGATCTTGCTTCATTTTTTCGTCTCCGTCAGTATTGCATTGTGTAGAAGCCATCGCAGGTCTTGCTTATTCAACACTAAAAGTCGTCGCAGGTTGCATCTCGATTCTGGCAGGTAACCCTAAAAGTAAAACCTTTTATGAGTTTGCaatttgatgatgaaattgaATACTGATTCGTAtgaatttctttttctttttcttcagtTATGTTTCTTGCTTCATGAACCGAAAACTCATATTTGGATACTAGTAAACAAAGATTTGTATGAAACCCCTTTTTATGTCATGTGCTCACCAACTGTTTGTGAAAATGCTTGTGTTGGTAATAGATAATCTTTTGTGTCAGTTAAAAGGAAAAAACTATTGCATACCAGAGCCAACCATTCAAGTAAAAACTAAAAACTGGAGTTATTTCAACTTTTGTCTTGAAACTTGATAGTTATATTTGAGTTTAATAGTGTTTCATTGTATTTGCTTGTAAGAAGATAGGTTTTGCATTTTGAACTAATGTGCAGTTCCAAACTGATGctttatttttttatctttattaaTGTGCACAATCGGTTTACTTTGTTGAATTCTTTTGTTTAATAAGGGAAGCACTgggggggggggatagtgcacggtcctcccaaccgccggagtgatcccactccgggagccgctacccgaccaagctagctccgcggtgaattccccttgccgagttcttaccctgggcaTTTCCATGTaactcccaagactcgaacccggtacctctgggaagaggtgggtgtcggtggccaactgggctaccccagttggttatAAGGGAAGCACTGATATATACAAATACTTGATTTTAAGTTTTTTACTTTGTTACCAAGTGCATTGATAATATAATATATGGTTGCCTTTGCTTGCAGATAAGATCCAATACATGGGAACTGTAATAGTGATTATCGTCTACGTTATCCCTGGTTGGTACTTTTTTTATTTGCTTAATTTAAAAAGCGATTGGTGTATTGGTTCATGTGAAATAAGAAAAGCACATGATTGAAGGTTGAGGGAGGATTCATATTCTCCCTGTTGTTGAGTCGATAACattttgttttgtgttattttataACTAGGATGATTATGCCTCATGAAAGCAGCACTTCATCCCATATAATTGAGGTTTGGTTTAGTGATTGTATGATTTTTATTTGTTCTAGTTTATATGTTTTTGACAGTgcattttataaatcaaattttattggagcatttgtcaagcACTTGCAAGTAGGTGTGATCTGGCTGAAGatctaaaacttagcgctcttAGGTGGCAGCCTaaggtttgtttttcttttgtttttgttttttgtttttattcatCTTGTTTTTAGTGTTGACCTATGCGAAGtttcaagtgtggggaagttGGGTGGGTGTTTTACTAAGTCTTGGTGTAATTGAggataattgtcacaccccaaccgatggcggaaacatcgggatgagacgaagtgtgtatagattgctagagacatcataacactatgtgacaatatttaattaaattcaaatttcattgcaatactaaattgtcatacaagattcaaatagaaataacaacattgtttcaaattgtaacataaccataaaagatagattaatctaggtgtgtatctagtccaccctaaatcttgtttcgtcttgcatatcatctcaataattaacctgcaacatgtattaaaatagagttcaatgcaaaagcaaagacgagtatacaagtttgactacatagcataatagaataaaactcatatccaacatgttactaagtgaatcaatttactagcaatgcaatttttggcgtacaatatgatcaaacccatgaatacaacgcataaaaatagcctaatcccaatcgttcagcggggtggtaatgtttaacttaacaatacccaattagaatagcgggcggggcgttaatcctatagcgctataattgttaaggtgggctagcaaagttaatgagcatataacgttccaaatcgttcatagagcatacaagcatagcaaatattcataatagtttcatgtcacgttcatagatagagtatgttttgtttaagcataaaagttgttttgaataggtatacatgttgcatcccaaagtgtaaaggggaaaaagggatcgagtatactcacggtttacaagtcttgacttggaagttcctagagtaagtttggtggatgatttagcttggagcacctagtccttctacacgaggaaacgtaggtgtgtgagtttggcgtttacggaagattaagAATATGGAAATAACTTAGTATAACGAAAGTATATGtgtatgtgaaaataatcatcttttagactttataaccatcatatgacactaggtaaccaatatggttatttaatgtttttcatgggtagtgaacccattagaatcatattaagGTTTAGGTCTTGGATGATATTCTACTTCTTTAACATGTAAACACAAGTTTAACGTCAAAGGTTCGAATGGGTATATGCTTATAATTAGGCtaaatattacatattatttaggtccaatatgtccagtaggaggtagaagattaaatctccatttaggcacctcttagttacaaggatgtc
The sequence above is drawn from the Helianthus annuus cultivar XRQ/B chromosome 12, HanXRQr2.0-SUNRISE, whole genome shotgun sequence genome and encodes:
- the LOC110894032 gene encoding TORTIFOLIA1-like protein 2, encoding MKLHAPLKSKGVSARANNQHVIFELKRRVVLALNKVSDRDTYEIGVEELGRIIESLTPDGISPFLSCILDTDSEQKIAVRKECIKLMGTLTTFHHDLIAPHLSKMVASVVKRLKDSDSVVQNACVETMGILASKFSVSNESEGSFVILVRPLFEALGEQNKYVQFGSALCLSRVIDHTRDPPLPILQRMLVRTTKMLKNPHFMAKPAIIELNRSIIQGGGASTQSMLTAAMTSIQEALKNSDWRTRKAASEALAEIASSNGSYSVAVKSSCIRSLELCRFDKVKPVRDSVLQALQLWKVLLGTDASEISEAGSSIKGDYSDIPSNTESTSIRKRVPLSVRKSGHSYVESPQNSKANDWHVEVNVPKKCNISLAYTHDEESEGSSVTKTFERTRSDITSTQDIGYEYVPLDDKQECSSATNVSLVPIDSRVKGESVKSHGVNLHQVEEEVSNEEQRYFSKNQDRRSLDSTVTESSCQIMHEQSGCCVQTAKDMVCIKEKLLEIETKQSNLMDLLQVFATKTMDSLSMIQQKVSSLEDVVDQMSENINHSGKHYESTARLLKKSSTTASPRLSTCTPRSSIDIHTRKSPLQPIKKSDSWEDSTFPRGKASVVDPMVRTSRNPAKGMQKSGSGSFASLRHNGLQAENSVCRVIKGYLSQGDLDSAYVEAMNSGDEMILVDLLDKTGPVLECLSNRTANDVLTTLASFLSEQQFMSSIIPWLQQAVDLSSSHGPNNLVLTAKARRQFLGAIQEAVHMEFPNVTERRSITQLVSRLHQAWGK